A single window of Selenomonas sputigena DNA harbors:
- a CDS encoding methyl-accepting chemotaxis protein translates to MSNFTLGSEILKDYSVKTKVAILSVFLLLTVALVAAVGIYSSHSAKQALDEMYHHNLMTTQYLNDANNRLRSITVNVSYIVQQNFTQENRQILLDDIAGNLAGIRHDVEEIQKMEQSDRTKEALSALDKDLDAADAAVKAVSTLGTAPEDKAEAYNQLSSLTAIGANMQVLTPDNVFQGKQLFEANNIQYARTLKIFAAIILISLILGIVMSRIIADNISAPLNTSIDHLNAVATGDLNREIPAALSNRADEIGVVVKALMKMQGFMKQVHEEAEKTDAAVGELEAMINAMNNETQDMSAVTEEMSAGMEETAASTASMQQVSGHLSEEIQHTVQEMKKSEAYTCEIAGRATELKAKMEQSQEASNRVYGSTKTSVEDAIEAAKVVQEIETLTQAITDVAEQTNLLALNASIEAARAGEQGRGFAVVAGEVGKLAEQSQETAEKIKSLTGQVMGAMEALSKGAFDLLHFIDEDIRKDYEQMDETAVQYKEDAEFFHRTAKGSTKSSEELLSSVRNMNQSMDEIGRATHESADGNTRIAENIVGMAERYADILEKVQGFKEGTERLKNLVTAFSK, encoded by the coding sequence ATGAGCAATTTTACTTTGGGCAGCGAGATCCTGAAGGATTACAGCGTAAAGACGAAGGTTGCGATCCTTTCCGTCTTCCTCCTCCTTACCGTGGCGCTCGTCGCCGCTGTCGGCATCTATTCGAGCCATTCGGCAAAGCAGGCGCTCGACGAGATGTATCACCACAACTTGATGACGACGCAGTATCTGAACGACGCGAACAATCGACTGCGTAGCATCACCGTCAATGTATCTTACATCGTGCAGCAGAACTTCACGCAGGAGAATCGTCAGATCCTCCTCGATGACATCGCGGGCAACCTCGCTGGCATCCGGCACGATGTGGAAGAAATCCAGAAGATGGAGCAGAGCGATCGCACGAAAGAAGCGCTCTCCGCGCTCGACAAGGATCTCGATGCAGCGGACGCCGCGGTCAAGGCCGTCAGCACACTCGGCACAGCACCCGAGGACAAGGCAGAAGCGTACAATCAGCTCTCCTCCCTGACGGCGATCGGCGCCAACATGCAGGTTCTGACGCCGGACAACGTGTTCCAGGGCAAGCAGCTCTTCGAGGCGAACAACATCCAGTATGCACGCACGCTGAAGATCTTCGCCGCGATCATTCTCATCAGCCTGATTCTCGGCATCGTCATGTCGCGCATCATCGCGGACAACATCTCGGCGCCCTTGAATACGTCGATCGACCACCTCAATGCCGTCGCGACGGGCGACTTGAACCGCGAGATTCCGGCCGCACTGTCGAACCGCGCCGATGAGATCGGCGTCGTCGTCAAGGCTTTGATGAAAATGCAGGGCTTCATGAAGCAGGTGCACGAGGAAGCCGAGAAGACAGACGCCGCCGTCGGCGAACTCGAAGCGATGATCAACGCGATGAACAACGAAACGCAGGACATGTCCGCCGTGACGGAAGAGATGTCTGCGGGCATGGAAGAGACGGCAGCCTCGACGGCGAGCATGCAGCAGGTCAGCGGCCACCTGAGCGAAGAGATCCAGCACACCGTGCAGGAAATGAAGAAGAGCGAGGCGTACACGTGCGAGATCGCCGGGCGCGCGACCGAGCTAAAGGCGAAGATGGAGCAGTCGCAGGAAGCTTCAAACCGCGTCTACGGCTCGACGAAAACCTCCGTGGAAGATGCCATCGAAGCCGCGAAGGTCGTGCAGGAGATCGAGACGCTCACGCAGGCCATCACGGACGTCGCCGAGCAGACGAACCTCCTCGCGCTGAATGCGAGCATCGAGGCCGCACGCGCCGGCGAACAGGGACGCGGCTTCGCCGTCGTCGCCGGCGAAGTCGGCAAGCTCGCCGAGCAGTCACAGGAAACGGCAGAGAAAATCAAGAGTCTCACAGGCCAGGTCATGGGCGCGATGGAGGCCCTATCGAAGGGCGCCTTCGACCTCCTGCACTTCATCGATGAAGACATCCGCAAAGACTATGAACAGATGGACGAGACCGCCGTGCAGTACAAGGAAGACGCAGAATTCTTCCACAGGACGGCCAAGGGCAGCACGAAAAGCTCCGAAGAACTCCTCTCTTCCGTGCGCAACATGAACCAGTCGATGGACGAGATCGGACGCGCGACGCACGAGAGCGCCGACGGCAACACGCGCATCGCCGAGAACATCGTCGGCATGGCGGAACGGTACGCCGACATCCTCGAAAAGGTACAGGGATTCAAGGAAGGCACAGAACGCCTCAAAAATCTCGTGACAGCATTCTCCAAATGA
- a CDS encoding DUF3793 family protein, producing the protein MILGKDGFERMLCFHCAPTFAGIKPASLVSFQKSRFEDFDALLESYATCFECKGITPVRLTEGEEYVLMLFYRRKLLERILEQPAVLALLARFGYRAGDAIEAHLEYLSMRIQLQKSFPHEVGLFLGYPAEDVEGFIENKGRDFACAGYWKVYANEEETRALFQRYTDCTERLCARLGRGTPMAELLEAV; encoded by the coding sequence ATGATTTTGGGTAAGGATGGTTTCGAGCGTATGCTCTGCTTCCACTGTGCGCCGACGTTCGCGGGGATCAAGCCTGCGAGCCTTGTTTCTTTCCAGAAGAGCCGCTTCGAGGATTTCGATGCGCTTCTTGAATCGTATGCGACATGCTTCGAGTGCAAAGGCATCACGCCCGTCCGCTTGACGGAGGGCGAGGAGTATGTCCTCATGCTATTCTACCGCAGAAAGCTCCTCGAACGTATCTTGGAGCAGCCGGCGGTGCTCGCGCTTCTGGCGCGATTCGGCTACCGTGCAGGTGATGCGATCGAAGCGCATTTGGAGTATCTTTCCATGCGCATCCAACTCCAGAAGAGTTTCCCACATGAGGTCGGTCTCTTCCTCGGCTATCCGGCGGAGGACGTGGAGGGCTTCATCGAGAACAAGGGGCGCGATTTCGCTTGCGCGGGCTATTGGAAGGTTTACGCGAACGAGGAGGAGACGCGCGCTCTCTTCCAGCGATATACGGACTGCACGGAGCGTCTTTGTGCGCGTCTGGGGCGCGGCACGCCGATGGCGGAGCTTTTGGAAGCGGTCTAG
- a CDS encoding ABC transporter substrate-binding protein, with product MKKWLKKTAAAGLAALLLASLAGCGNDAKKAEEGKAAGYPVTWTETLDGKEVTASVEKAPSRAISMSQATTEMMLALGLEDKMVGTAMKEEDIYPPLQASYDKVKVLAEKWPSYETFMAEKPDFATGWEVPFTKRGIPADSITAQGVPIYIPSSMQKLDAGLDTVFDDMMKLGAIFGVEPKAQEWVDGQKKILADVQEKIKDLPKKRVFIYDASDGKPFTAYKGYTTNILKLIGAENVMADAGVDKTWAATTWESVVAADPEYIIIADYSNGIRNDDDFQKKVAAIKENPQLANVKAVKENHFLKVKLSEITPGVRTVEALKRLAEEIHGINLQ from the coding sequence ATGAAGAAATGGCTGAAGAAGACGGCTGCGGCGGGACTCGCCGCCCTGCTCCTCGCATCACTCGCCGGCTGCGGCAATGACGCAAAGAAGGCGGAGGAAGGAAAGGCGGCGGGCTATCCCGTCACATGGACGGAAACGCTCGACGGGAAGGAAGTGACGGCTTCGGTGGAAAAGGCGCCGAGCCGCGCCATCTCGATGTCGCAGGCAACGACGGAAATGATGCTCGCGCTCGGTCTTGAGGATAAGATGGTCGGCACGGCGATGAAGGAGGAAGACATTTACCCGCCCTTGCAGGCGTCTTATGACAAGGTCAAGGTGCTCGCGGAAAAGTGGCCGTCCTACGAAACCTTCATGGCAGAAAAGCCCGATTTCGCAACGGGTTGGGAGGTGCCTTTCACGAAGCGCGGCATTCCCGCAGATTCGATTACGGCACAGGGCGTGCCCATCTATATCCCGTCTTCGATGCAGAAGCTCGATGCTGGCCTCGATACCGTGTTTGACGACATGATGAAGCTTGGCGCGATTTTCGGTGTCGAGCCGAAGGCGCAGGAATGGGTTGACGGGCAGAAGAAGATCCTCGCAGACGTGCAGGAAAAGATCAAGGATCTGCCGAAAAAGCGCGTGTTCATTTACGACGCCTCGGACGGCAAGCCTTTCACTGCTTACAAGGGCTACACGACGAACATCCTCAAGCTTATCGGCGCGGAAAATGTCATGGCGGACGCCGGCGTTGACAAGACATGGGCGGCGACGACATGGGAAAGCGTAGTCGCTGCAGATCCCGAGTACATCATCATTGCCGACTACAGCAACGGCATACGGAACGATGACGACTTCCAGAAGAAGGTCGCCGCCATCAAGGAAAATCCTCAGCTTGCGAATGTCAAGGCCGTCAAGGAAAACCACTTCCTCAAGGTGAAACTCTCGGAGATCACGCCGGGCGTGCGCACGGTCGAGGCATTGAAGCGCCTTGCCGAAGAGATTCACGGAATCAACCTGCAGTGA
- a CDS encoding flavodoxin, whose product MKKVAVVYWSGSGNTEEMAKAVLEGAKKGGADAELKRFEDFKVADLAGYDGFLFGCPATGSEELQEDYVEPFFVEAESKLSGAPVGLFGSYGWGGGAFMESWAERVRTAGAKLVSDGLAVENAPDDDGIKACEELGEALAKSL is encoded by the coding sequence ATGAAAAAAGTTGCGGTGGTATATTGGAGCGGCAGTGGCAATACGGAAGAGATGGCGAAGGCCGTCCTTGAGGGCGCGAAGAAGGGCGGTGCGGATGCGGAGCTCAAGCGCTTCGAGGATTTCAAGGTCGCCGATCTGGCGGGCTATGACGGATTCCTCTTTGGCTGCCCGGCGACGGGTTCGGAGGAGCTGCAGGAGGACTATGTTGAGCCGTTCTTCGTGGAAGCGGAGTCGAAGCTCTCGGGCGCGCCGGTCGGACTCTTCGGCTCGTATGGCTGGGGCGGCGGCGCCTTCATGGAATCGTGGGCGGAGCGCGTGCGCACGGCGGGCGCGAAGCTCGTAAGCGACGGCCTTGCCGTTGAGAACGCGCCCGATGACGACGGGATCAAGGCATGCGAGGAGCTTGGCGAAGCGCTGGCGAAGTCGCTTTGA
- a CDS encoding ABC transporter substrate-binding protein: MKKTSWYAVILNAVCAFFLGCSFAGEESAPTEGVPVRVENLRIDNYFVQGKNVQIFTEVPKRVLVVGDNETETLIELGAASSILLAAANNDGPFPMKEENARILETLPRAMNQQLHMEYVMQARPDLIIGNQYCFTRNSLGSTDYWNAHGVKTLVNLSSSQPRRHYIKETVAQEMESIRDYGRIFHAESAAEHIVQETYDCIDEINEKAQGYPQPRVMLIELMSTFVSYDKSKLAGNMAEQIGAEAIETPAVITFEHIAKEDPDVLMVICSHAEYGVCLQQIYEHPGLQHTKCVQNRRIYSIPLSYTYGPLCHTIDGIKMMAKAFYPGIAIE; encoded by the coding sequence ATGAAGAAAACATCATGGTATGCTGTCATCCTGAACGCAGTCTGCGCTTTCTTCCTCGGCTGCTCCTTTGCAGGGGAAGAAAGCGCTCCAACGGAGGGCGTTCCTGTGCGCGTGGAGAACTTGCGCATCGACAATTACTTCGTACAAGGAAAGAATGTGCAGATATTCACCGAAGTGCCCAAGCGCGTCCTCGTCGTTGGCGACAATGAGACGGAGACGTTGATCGAGCTTGGCGCGGCTTCCTCGATCCTTCTGGCTGCAGCAAACAACGACGGTCCTTTTCCCATGAAGGAGGAGAATGCCCGCATTTTAGAAACCCTGCCACGCGCCATGAATCAACAGCTTCATATGGAATATGTCATGCAGGCACGCCCCGATCTCATCATCGGGAATCAATACTGCTTTACGCGGAACAGTTTGGGCAGCACAGACTACTGGAACGCACACGGTGTAAAAACGCTTGTCAATCTGAGCAGTTCACAGCCGAGGCGACACTACATCAAGGAAACTGTGGCACAGGAGATGGAAAGCATCCGAGACTACGGACGTATTTTCCACGCAGAATCCGCCGCCGAGCACATCGTGCAAGAAACCTACGACTGTATTGATGAAATCAACGAAAAAGCACAAGGATATCCCCAGCCGCGCGTCATGCTGATCGAGCTTATGAGCACGTTCGTTTCGTATGACAAAAGCAAGCTCGCGGGCAACATGGCGGAACAGATCGGTGCCGAAGCGATTGAGACACCTGCCGTCATCACATTTGAGCACATCGCGAAGGAAGATCCCGACGTACTGATGGTCATCTGCAGCCACGCCGAGTACGGTGTCTGCCTGCAGCAGATCTATGAGCATCCAGGCCTGCAGCATACGAAATGCGTGCAAAATCGTCGTATCTACAGCATCCCACTCAGCTATACCTACGGCCCGCTCTGCCATACCATCGATGGCATAAAGATGATGGCAAAAGCCTTTTACCCAGGGATTGCGATAGAATAA
- a CDS encoding sugar ABC transporter substrate-binding protein, producing MSLTRKCLLFLLTVLGCLLLAGCGSSGLGGSGKVIYANHNDADAFAMQLKNTFAEKAKSAGLDVEFLDAKGDSNLQIDQLNEAISNKAAAIVLLAMDGTSIVPTVEKAREAGIPVVIMNRDVNDPKVIGSLSDDREAGRMQGEFMASHLPPNAKVVYLMGESSLGVAVKRWEGFKEACLDKRPDVKLLASVDGSWSKAEGMKAMTLWLNFFPEINGVVAANDEMALGAIQALKAANRLNGCLVTGVDATPAGLAAVEAGELSQTVKQDADGQAAGAVTLVQGFLSGKAPTESLDIPFTSITRENVAQFVK from the coding sequence ATGAGTCTGACAAGAAAATGTCTGCTCTTTCTCCTGACCGTCTTGGGGTGTCTCCTCTTGGCGGGCTGCGGCTCTTCCGGTCTCGGGGGATCGGGCAAGGTGATCTACGCGAACCACAACGATGCCGACGCCTTCGCCATGCAGCTCAAGAACACGTTTGCCGAGAAGGCGAAATCGGCAGGGCTTGATGTGGAATTCCTCGACGCCAAGGGCGACAGCAATCTGCAGATCGACCAGCTGAACGAGGCGATCAGCAACAAGGCGGCCGCCATCGTGCTCCTCGCGATGGACGGAACGAGCATCGTGCCTACGGTCGAGAAGGCGCGCGAGGCAGGAATCCCCGTCGTCATCATGAACCGCGACGTGAACGATCCGAAAGTGATCGGCTCGCTCTCCGACGACCGCGAGGCCGGCCGGATGCAGGGCGAGTTCATGGCAAGCCATCTGCCGCCGAACGCCAAGGTCGTCTACCTGATGGGCGAAAGCTCCCTGGGCGTCGCCGTCAAGCGTTGGGAAGGCTTCAAGGAAGCGTGCCTTGACAAGCGTCCCGACGTCAAGCTCCTCGCTTCCGTCGACGGAAGCTGGAGCAAGGCGGAAGGAATGAAGGCCATGACGCTCTGGCTGAACTTCTTCCCCGAGATCAACGGCGTCGTCGCGGCAAACGATGAGATGGCCTTGGGCGCTATCCAGGCCTTGAAAGCGGCAAACCGTCTCAACGGCTGCCTCGTGACGGGCGTCGACGCTACGCCTGCAGGCCTCGCAGCGGTCGAAGCGGGCGAGCTTTCGCAGACGGTCAAGCAGGACGCCGATGGACAGGCGGCGGGCGCGGTCACGCTCGTCCAAGGCTTCCTAAGCGGCAAGGCGCCGACCGAGAGCCTTGACATTCCGTTCACGTCCATCACGCGCGAAAATGTCGCGCAGTTCGTGAAGTAA
- a CDS encoding ABC transporter ATP-binding protein has product MLSVRNLSFAVGAKTILDDVSIDFAAEKITAILGANGSGKSTLMSFLGKNRAAPGHVFFCGEDISEISPHAYALKAAMLPQQRETIADFAVEDVVVMGRFPYKRQFRDYTKADYEIARTAMREVGIEAMAKRRIGSMSGGEIQRVMIAKVLAQKPELILMDEPTNHLDVRYKVALMNTLRAYGGTIVLVLHDLSLAAQYADRVVVMKDGRIREEGETEAVMRTELLEEIFGVPFVRFEKDGRVYLNY; this is encoded by the coding sequence ATGCTCTCGGTCAGGAACTTGTCTTTTGCGGTCGGCGCAAAAACGATTCTCGACGATGTGTCCATCGACTTCGCTGCGGAAAAGATCACGGCGATCCTCGGTGCAAACGGATCGGGAAAAAGCACCTTGATGTCCTTCCTCGGGAAGAATCGTGCTGCGCCCGGTCACGTTTTCTTCTGCGGCGAAGACATCAGCGAGATTTCGCCGCACGCTTACGCCTTGAAGGCGGCAATGCTGCCGCAGCAGCGCGAAACCATCGCGGACTTCGCTGTCGAGGACGTCGTCGTCATGGGGCGCTTCCCCTACAAGCGGCAGTTTCGCGACTACACGAAAGCCGACTACGAGATCGCTCGCACTGCCATGCGCGAGGTCGGCATCGAGGCGATGGCGAAGCGCCGTATCGGCAGCATGTCGGGCGGCGAGATCCAGCGCGTCATGATCGCCAAGGTTCTCGCGCAGAAGCCCGAACTCATCCTCATGGACGAGCCGACGAACCACCTCGACGTCCGCTACAAGGTCGCGCTCATGAATACGCTGCGCGCCTACGGCGGCACGATCGTCCTCGTGCTGCACGACCTGTCGCTCGCCGCCCAGTACGCCGACCGCGTCGTCGTCATGAAGGACGGTCGCATACGAGAAGAAGGGGAGACGGAGGCCGTCATGCGCACGGAGCTTTTGGAAGAGATCTTCGGTGTGCCCTTCGTGCGATTTGAGAAGGACGGGCGCGTCTATTTGAATTATTGA
- a CDS encoding vWA domain-containing protein, producing MWKKWTLSFLALALCVFLGSAVPAEAAAKEKPARVELVMVLDKSGSMSGLESDTIGGFNSMIEKEKKLDAKVNVTTVLFNDKIDTIYNREDIRRIKPLTDKEYEVGGTTALLDAVGSTILKVARTEGVENEDTKVVFVIITDGLENASEEFTREKVKQMISDKQEKAGWDFIYLGANIDAEKEAASIGVNQKNAVTYRNTKSGVRRNFDAVSAYVAEAVADPSAERGSWKEHVEKDETQD from the coding sequence ATGTGGAAAAAGTGGACGCTTTCCTTTCTCGCGCTTGCACTCTGTGTATTCTTGGGATCTGCCGTACCCGCCGAAGCGGCGGCCAAGGAGAAGCCCGCGCGCGTGGAACTCGTGATGGTGCTTGACAAGAGCGGCTCGATGTCGGGGCTGGAGTCGGATACGATCGGCGGCTTCAATTCCATGATCGAGAAGGAGAAGAAGCTCGATGCGAAGGTCAATGTCACGACGGTGCTCTTCAACGACAAGATCGATACGATCTATAACCGCGAAGATATCCGGCGCATCAAGCCGCTGACGGATAAGGAGTACGAGGTCGGCGGCACGACAGCGCTTTTGGACGCCGTAGGCTCGACAATCCTCAAGGTCGCACGCACGGAGGGCGTCGAGAACGAGGATACGAAGGTCGTCTTCGTCATCATCACGGATGGTCTGGAGAACGCCAGCGAGGAGTTCACGCGCGAGAAGGTCAAACAGATGATTTCCGACAAGCAGGAGAAGGCAGGCTGGGATTTCATCTACCTCGGCGCGAACATCGACGCGGAGAAGGAAGCGGCGAGCATCGGCGTCAACCAGAAGAACGCTGTGACCTACCGCAACACGAAGTCGGGCGTGCGCAGGAACTTCGACGCCGTCAGCGCCTATGTGGCGGAAGCTGTAGCCGATCCGAGCGCCGAGCGCGGCAGCTGGAAAGAGCATGTGGAAAAGGACGAGACGCAGGATTGA
- a CDS encoding flavodoxin, whose translation MGKVAVVYWSGTGNTEEMAKAVLEGAKKGGAEAELFTVSDFSADKMADYNGFLFGCPAMGDEVLEEDEFEPFFTEAEKKLSGVPVGLFGSYGWGAGAWMEAWAERTKAAGAKLVSDGVIVENAPDDDGVKACEELGEAVAKAL comes from the coding sequence ATGGGAAAAGTAGCGGTTGTATATTGGAGCGGCACGGGCAACACGGAAGAGATGGCGAAAGCCGTCCTTGAGGGCGCGAAAAAGGGCGGCGCAGAGGCGGAGCTCTTCACGGTCAGCGATTTCAGCGCGGACAAGATGGCCGACTATAACGGCTTCCTCTTCGGCTGCCCCGCCATGGGCGACGAGGTCTTGGAAGAGGACGAGTTTGAGCCGTTCTTCACGGAAGCGGAAAAGAAGCTCTCGGGCGTTCCTGTCGGCCTCTTTGGCTCGTACGGTTGGGGCGCTGGCGCTTGGATGGAGGCTTGGGCGGAGCGCACGAAAGCTGCCGGCGCCAAGCTCGTCTCCGACGGCGTGATCGTCGAGAATGCGCCCGATGACGACGGCGTGAAGGCCTGCGAGGAACTCGGCGAAGCCGTCGCCAAGGCGCTCTGA
- a CDS encoding FecCD family ABC transporter permease: MKSLRLRAAFLVLVLICSIVLALGFGSVTLPTDTLFAEISAALSGESSKNAMILFDIRLPRILFAALAGAALGLTGLLMQTVSQNYLADPYILGVSAGASTGAVVCIVSGLAQQLFGYGIYVGAFFSAALSTALVIFLTGRSGSPVRLVLMGMGISALFSALTMLAIYGAKDEAQVRSAMFWLMGSLTGIQWKAVPVMAASLAALMLFIYLLRHELDILLLGKEEARHLGMSVMRLQRLIVLFSSAVVAVVVALSGIIGFIGLIIPHAARFFGEPKHGVLLWFTALFGGIVLVWADVLARSAFRPEELPIGILTAGLGAPVFLWIISRKYGGY, from the coding sequence ATGAAATCATTGAGACTGCGTGCGGCTTTCTTGGTTCTCGTGCTCATTTGCAGCATTGTGCTCGCGTTGGGGTTCGGCTCGGTGACGCTGCCGACGGATACGCTCTTCGCCGAGATCTCTGCGGCTCTTTCGGGAGAGTCGTCGAAGAATGCGATGATTCTTTTCGACATCCGCCTGCCGCGCATCCTTTTCGCGGCGCTTGCCGGAGCCGCTTTGGGACTCACGGGGCTTTTGATGCAGACGGTCTCGCAGAATTATCTTGCTGACCCCTATATTCTCGGCGTTTCGGCGGGAGCGAGCACAGGCGCCGTCGTCTGCATCGTCTCGGGACTGGCGCAGCAGCTTTTTGGCTATGGCATTTACGTCGGCGCCTTTTTCAGCGCGGCGCTTTCGACGGCGCTCGTGATCTTTCTGACGGGGAGGAGCGGCAGTCCCGTGCGCCTCGTTCTCATGGGAATGGGCATCTCGGCGCTCTTTTCCGCCCTGACGATGCTCGCGATTTACGGAGCGAAGGATGAGGCGCAGGTGCGAAGCGCCATGTTCTGGCTCATGGGCAGCCTCACGGGCATCCAGTGGAAGGCGGTGCCTGTCATGGCGGCGTCGCTTGCGGCGCTCATGCTCTTCATCTACCTCTTGCGCCATGAGCTTGACATCCTCCTGCTCGGCAAGGAGGAAGCGCGTCATCTCGGCATGTCCGTCATGCGCCTGCAGCGGCTCATCGTGCTCTTTTCGTCCGCTGTCGTGGCAGTCGTCGTGGCGCTCTCGGGCATCATCGGCTTCATCGGGCTCATCATCCCTCATGCGGCGCGCTTCTTCGGCGAGCCGAAGCACGGCGTGCTCCTGTGGTTCACGGCTCTTTTCGGCGGAATTGTCCTCGTCTGGGCCGATGTGCTCGCGAGAAGCGCCTTCCGCCCCGAAGAGCTTCCCATCGGCATCTTGACGGCGGGACTCGGTGCGCCCGTGTTCTTGTGGATCATCAGCCGCAAGTACGGAGGCTATTGA
- a CDS encoding RNA-binding domain-containing protein, translated as MCKIPAKESLSVEFKSDKKCLSNSILLDAVVGLANTDGGILYLGVEDDGEITGLHGAHMDVLPVMAFVANNTVPSVSVRTEIVRVDGIPVLRIDVPKSRSIVATGSGKILRRRLKADGSPENVPLYPFEIPIRLSELGAFDFSAQMVPNADFADLSSAQILHLRHIIAQRHGEAELLELSDQELLEALRLTVEHEGRMLPTIAGLLLLGKEESLARFIPTAQTAFQVLEGSAIRLNEQTRLPLLAVFEKYAEYFKAWNPERDIEQGLFRTAIPEFSPASFREALVNAFCHRDYAQLGMTLVQITEEGLTIENPGGFIEGISLRNLISAAPRGRNPALADAMKRIGLAERTGRGIDRIFAGSIIYGRPWPDYSETTENNVRVFIARAKPNLAFMKLIQDEQQRTGNLPSIHALLILSALQMERRLTFADLGKMTHLSEHRIRANLERMVENGVIEAKGSGKNRSYMLSAQMYAAANETAAYVRQAGIEEVRQPELILRYVQAQGSITRGEAADLLRVSDNYAYVLLKRLTEDGRLRAVGQKRGRKYVLSTHSH; from the coding sequence ATGTGTAAGATTCCTGCGAAAGAGAGTCTGTCCGTCGAGTTTAAAAGCGACAAGAAATGCTTATCGAACAGCATTCTGCTCGATGCCGTCGTTGGATTGGCCAATACGGATGGCGGCATATTATATCTAGGCGTAGAAGATGACGGAGAAATCACGGGACTTCACGGGGCGCATATGGATGTGCTTCCCGTCATGGCTTTTGTGGCAAACAATACGGTTCCTTCTGTTTCCGTGCGCACGGAAATCGTCAGGGTGGACGGCATTCCCGTCCTGCGCATCGATGTGCCAAAAAGCCGCAGCATCGTGGCTACCGGCAGCGGAAAAATTTTGCGCCGTCGCTTGAAGGCGGATGGATCTCCGGAAAATGTGCCACTCTATCCATTTGAGATTCCTATACGGTTATCTGAATTAGGCGCTTTCGATTTTTCTGCGCAAATGGTACCGAATGCTGACTTCGCTGACTTAAGCAGCGCCCAGATCCTGCACTTACGCCATATTATCGCCCAGCGACATGGAGAGGCGGAGCTTTTAGAGCTGTCGGATCAAGAACTCTTGGAAGCCCTGCGTTTGACCGTTGAGCATGAGGGGAGAATGCTGCCGACCATTGCCGGACTGCTTCTCCTCGGCAAGGAAGAAAGCCTTGCACGTTTCATCCCTACGGCACAGACTGCATTTCAAGTTCTTGAGGGTTCTGCCATTCGATTGAATGAGCAGACACGCTTGCCGTTGCTTGCCGTCTTTGAGAAATATGCAGAATATTTCAAGGCGTGGAATCCGGAACGAGATATCGAGCAGGGGCTGTTTCGCACAGCCATTCCCGAATTTTCTCCCGCCTCTTTTCGCGAAGCGCTTGTCAATGCTTTTTGTCATCGTGATTATGCACAGCTCGGCATGACGCTCGTGCAAATTACAGAAGAAGGTCTGACCATCGAAAACCCCGGCGGCTTTATTGAAGGAATATCTTTGCGCAATCTCATTTCCGCTGCGCCGCGCGGCAGGAATCCGGCGCTTGCCGATGCTATGAAACGCATAGGGCTTGCCGAGCGTACGGGGCGCGGCATTGATCGCATATTTGCGGGTTCCATCATCTACGGTCGTCCGTGGCCCGATTACTCCGAGACAACGGAGAACAACGTACGGGTTTTTATTGCGCGTGCCAAGCCGAATCTGGCTTTCATGAAGCTCATCCAAGATGAGCAGCAGCGTACGGGGAATCTGCCATCAATCCATGCCCTGCTGATTCTTTCGGCCTTGCAGATGGAACGCCGCCTGACGTTTGCCGATCTCGGGAAAATGACACATCTGAGCGAACATCGCATCCGTGCGAACCTTGAACGTATGGTTGAGAATGGAGTGATAGAAGCGAAGGGAAGCGGAAAAAACCGCAGTTACATGCTCAGTGCTCAAATGTATGCGGCAGCGAATGAAACCGCTGCCTATGTTCGCCAGGCCGGCATCGAAGAAGTACGTCAGCCCGAACTCATCCTGCGGTACGTTCAGGCACAGGGCAGCATTACACGAGGAGAAGCTGCCGATCTCCTGCGCGTCAGTGACAATTATGCCTATGTGTTGCTCAAGCGACTGACAGAGGACGGCAGGCTGCGAGCTGTCGGGCAGAAGCGCGGGCGCAAGTATGTGCTGTCGACACATTCGCATTGA